In one window of Paraflavitalea soli DNA:
- a CDS encoding DoxX family protein, with protein sequence MQQLTSLGKLFYGLGIAGIGFLQFMYPGFRPVILTIAPDSTQHLNVLVYATAAILVLAGLFIAIMKQVKTVALYFGLFLLLFVLAGHLPIRLIHNPGMLGAWTNALKLLGLAGGALMVSATFPGKQTNGSLGKIALYGEYGFALMLLIFGIDHLVYAEFVKTLVPAWIPGPLFWTYLTGIALAASGLSIFLHFKPKTVGLLLGVMLLIWLVTLHIPRAIMAPATDEGNELTSVFQCLAFSGMAFLYIRSR encoded by the coding sequence ATGCAGCAACTAACATCATTGGGCAAACTTTTCTATGGCCTGGGCATCGCCGGTATTGGCTTCTTACAATTCATGTATCCAGGCTTCCGTCCCGTCATATTGACCATTGCACCAGACAGTACACAGCACCTCAACGTATTGGTATATGCCACAGCCGCCATCCTGGTGCTGGCAGGTTTGTTTATCGCAATTATGAAACAAGTAAAAACTGTGGCACTATATTTTGGCTTGTTCCTGCTCTTGTTTGTGCTGGCTGGCCATTTACCCATCCGGCTTATCCACAACCCGGGTATGCTGGGCGCCTGGACCAATGCCTTGAAATTACTGGGCCTTGCCGGGGGCGCTTTGATGGTCTCAGCCACTTTCCCGGGTAAGCAGACCAATGGCAGCCTCGGAAAGATTGCTTTGTATGGCGAGTATGGCTTTGCCCTCATGCTCCTTATTTTCGGTATCGACCACCTTGTATATGCTGAATTTGTTAAAACCCTGGTACCTGCCTGGATCCCCGGCCCTTTGTTTTGGACTTATCTCACCGGTATTGCATTAGCCGCTTCGGGCCTGTCCATCTTCCTTCATTTCAAACCCAAAACAGTAGGCCTTTTACTGGGTGTCATGCTCTTAATATGGCTCGTCACCTTACATATTCCGAGAGCCATCATGGCGCCTGCTACAGATGAGGGAAATGAGTTGACCAGTGTGTTTCAATGTTTAGCGTTCAGTGGCATGGCTTTTTTGTACATTCGCAGCCGATGA
- a CDS encoding helix-turn-helix domain-containing protein, producing MQFPASDILKPYVQGYWIMAVDRDLTNEVFYPSGFVDFAIKISSGNVITLINGRPIDMPKVEVLGQITQPTRLTVTKGTTILIARLYPHANSLFFPNPISDFTNHSIDLADVFGEESNDFYYQLMETNVTEQKVRALDSFLVQRLKKSKTAHHKLIIVEQICRSIRADSESFNIKTLSDQYGISERYIQKLFLDNVGITPKLFSNIHRFNKSLQLIQSGDLPLTSIAYDCGYYDQAHFIKEFKKFTGLTPSEVRVLQAVS from the coding sequence ATGCAATTTCCGGCTTCTGATATATTGAAACCCTATGTGCAAGGCTATTGGATAATGGCCGTTGACAGGGATCTCACCAATGAAGTATTCTATCCCAGCGGCTTTGTGGATTTTGCTATTAAAATCTCCAGCGGCAACGTTATCACCCTGATCAATGGACGTCCCATTGACATGCCCAAGGTAGAGGTGCTGGGACAAATAACCCAACCCACCAGGCTTACCGTTACAAAAGGCACGACGATACTCATCGCACGGCTTTACCCCCATGCCAATTCCCTGTTTTTCCCCAACCCCATTTCCGACTTCACCAATCACTCCATCGACCTGGCGGATGTATTCGGAGAGGAATCCAATGATTTTTATTACCAGTTGATGGAGACAAATGTTACCGAACAAAAGGTAAGAGCACTGGACTCCTTCCTGGTACAACGATTGAAGAAGAGTAAAACGGCGCACCACAAGCTCATCATCGTTGAACAGATCTGCCGCAGCATCCGTGCAGACAGCGAATCATTCAACATAAAAACCTTGTCTGATCAATACGGCATCTCGGAGCGCTACATACAAAAACTGTTTCTCGACAATGTGGGCATCACACCGAAGCTATTTTCCAATATCCATCGTTTCAATAAGAGCCTGCAGCTTATTCAGTCAGGAGACCTTCCACTTACTTCCATAGCCTACGATTGCGGCTACTACGACCAGGCCCATTTCATCAAAGAGTTTAAGAAATTTACCGGTCTCACCCCATCAGAAGTACGCGTCTTGCAGGCGGTGAGCTGA
- a CDS encoding class I SAM-dependent methyltransferase, translating into MEQSWDEEYKSKWDERYEGADYVYGKAPNLFFKEWLLQFKAGSILMAADGEGRNGVFAAAQGWTVTSFDLSVEGKTKALQLAEESQVSLEYMVGDLEQLHFKPASFDAMALIYAHFAAGKKSLFHRKLSNALKPGGILILEAFSKKHLSFNSLDARVGGPKDIDMLFSKEEILADFEDYEVILLTEEEIHLNEGTHHIGKGAVVRFVGRKRS; encoded by the coding sequence ATGGAACAATCATGGGATGAGGAATACAAAAGTAAATGGGACGAGCGCTATGAAGGGGCAGACTATGTCTATGGGAAAGCCCCCAACCTGTTCTTTAAAGAATGGCTATTGCAATTCAAAGCAGGATCAATATTGATGGCAGCCGATGGCGAAGGGCGTAATGGGGTTTTTGCTGCGGCGCAAGGGTGGACTGTCACTTCTTTCGACCTGAGCGTAGAAGGAAAGACAAAAGCCCTGCAACTGGCCGAAGAAAGCCAGGTGTCGCTGGAATATATGGTAGGCGACCTGGAGCAACTCCATTTTAAACCTGCTTCCTTTGATGCCATGGCATTGATCTATGCGCATTTTGCTGCCGGCAAGAAGTCTTTGTTTCATAGAAAATTGAGTAACGCACTAAAGCCGGGAGGAATACTTATCCTGGAGGCCTTCAGTAAAAAACACCTGTCATTCAATAGCCTCGATGCCAGGGTGGGTGGTCCAAAAGATATTGATATGCTGTTCTCCAAAGAAGAAATACTGGCGGATTTTGAGGATTACGAAGTAATACTGCTGACGGAAGAAGAGATCCATTTAAATGAAGGGACGCATCATATTGGCAAAGGTGCTGTGGTGAGGTTCGTGGGAAGAAAGCGTTCATGA
- a CDS encoding GlxA family transcriptional regulator encodes MKQVTIIIPQGRLNLSSIVGTYEVLMEANAYWQRIGNPALIDIRIAGFMTELQLDLGYFSVHPQNIRGIDKTDLLIIPSIFHDGADIVEKNTALIAWVRDQYKAGSEIASICTGAFFLAASGLLDGKSCSTHWCAADDFRRLYPGIDLHIDKLITVQQGIYTNGGGYSFLNLILFIIEKYFDRDTAIYCSKVFQIDIDRSSQSPFFIFQAQKNHNDEVIHKAQTFIEKNLSERISFEELASKLAISRRNFDRRFIKATGNTPVEYLQRVKIEVAKCSLEKGRKSIFEVMHEVGYSDDKAFREVFKKIAGLSPLDYRTKFSKESALT; translated from the coding sequence ATGAAGCAAGTGACGATCATTATACCCCAGGGCCGACTCAACCTCAGCAGTATAGTGGGCACCTACGAGGTACTTATGGAGGCCAATGCCTATTGGCAAAGGATAGGCAACCCGGCACTGATCGATATCCGGATCGCCGGCTTTATGACAGAACTACAATTAGATTTGGGTTATTTTTCAGTCCATCCACAGAACATCCGTGGAATAGACAAAACCGACCTGCTCATCATACCTTCTATTTTTCATGATGGCGCCGATATTGTAGAAAAGAATACAGCATTGATCGCCTGGGTCAGGGACCAATACAAAGCCGGTTCAGAAATAGCGAGCATCTGCACAGGCGCCTTTTTCCTCGCCGCCAGTGGACTACTGGATGGAAAATCCTGCTCCACGCATTGGTGTGCAGCAGATGACTTCAGGCGCCTATACCCCGGCATTGACCTCCATATCGACAAACTGATCACCGTGCAGCAAGGTATTTACACCAATGGCGGCGGATACTCATTCCTCAACCTGATCCTGTTTATCATTGAAAAATATTTTGACCGGGACACCGCTATTTACTGCTCAAAAGTATTCCAGATTGATATTGACAGATCCTCACAGTCACCGTTTTTTATTTTCCAGGCCCAGAAGAATCACAACGATGAAGTGATCCATAAAGCACAAACCTTTATTGAAAAGAACCTGAGCGAAAGGATATCTTTCGAGGAACTGGCCTCCAAACTGGCCATCAGCAGGCGCAACTTTGACAGGCGTTTCATCAAAGCTACCGGCAATACCCCCGTAGAATATTTACAACGTGTAAAAATAGAAGTGGCCAAATGCAGTTTGGAAAAGGGCAGGAAAAGCATCTTTGAGGTGATGCATGAAGTGGGCTACTCGGACGACAAAGCATTCAGAGAAGTATTCAAGAAAATTGCAGGTTTGTCGCCCTTGGATTATAGAACCAAGTTCAGCAAGGAAAGTGCATTGACATAA
- a CDS encoding Type 1 glutamine amidotransferase-like domain-containing protein yields MKLLLTSAGISNTSIHNALVDLLGKPITEASALFVPTAIYAIAGGSHISRKVICGSLGDPFCEMGWKSLGVLELTALPSIKQALWVPMLQETDALLVGGGDCQYLTYWMQQSGLADLLPSLLHKMVYVGLSAGSMIMTRFGTTYGNHTLPAESDRSLGLVDIALHPHLDHEWFPENSLVNLEKLAATIPVPSYAIDDQTAIKVTDGTIEVVSEGHWKLFL; encoded by the coding sequence ATGAAGCTTCTTCTCACTTCTGCTGGCATCAGCAACACGAGCATCCACAACGCGCTGGTTGATCTCCTGGGCAAACCCATAACCGAGGCCAGTGCCCTATTTGTACCTACAGCGATATACGCCATAGCCGGTGGCTCTCATATATCACGAAAAGTGATTTGCGGGTCATTAGGAGATCCTTTCTGCGAAATGGGCTGGAAATCATTGGGAGTGTTGGAGCTCACCGCGCTGCCCAGCATCAAACAAGCACTTTGGGTTCCCATGCTCCAGGAGACTGATGCCTTGCTGGTAGGAGGCGGCGATTGCCAGTATCTAACCTACTGGATGCAGCAGTCCGGATTGGCAGACCTCTTGCCGTCGTTACTGCACAAGATGGTTTACGTGGGCCTGAGTGCGGGGAGTATGATCATGACCCGCTTTGGAACGACCTATGGCAACCACACCCTGCCAGCTGAAAGTGACAGATCGCTGGGACTGGTAGATATTGCGCTACATCCGCACCTGGATCATGAATGGTTTCCGGAGAATTCCCTGGTCAACCTGGAAAAGCTGGCTGCCACGATACCCGTACCATCGTATGCGATTGACGACCAGACCGCCATTAAAGTGACCGACGGCACAATAGAAGTCGTCTCCGAGGGACACTGGAAGTTATTTCTTTGA
- a CDS encoding DUF6933 domain-containing protein — protein MLILQAAQKLLNTSRLEASLYISQPSEGQLLHSWYCRLLPTGFPGKLMVMYVHEPSLMTIVCRGKTIKGSWDEFVLRLPLLLEKYNFQPSFIQAEMALVNGYVVGKTNSRSMLGYMNQQVKQLEYDCSLFASYDHISQDILEERMMEYLYQPADKKKPFTTAVEYWKEWMILP, from the coding sequence ATGCTTATCCTGCAAGCGGCGCAAAAGCTGCTCAATACATCAAGGTTAGAGGCGTCTCTATACATATCGCAACCATCTGAGGGGCAATTACTTCACAGCTGGTATTGCAGACTGTTGCCTACCGGATTTCCCGGAAAACTGATGGTGATGTATGTACATGAGCCTTCGCTGATGACGATCGTGTGCCGGGGAAAGACGATCAAGGGTAGTTGGGACGAGTTTGTGCTGCGTTTGCCCTTGCTCCTGGAGAAGTACAATTTTCAACCATCCTTTATACAGGCTGAAATGGCGCTTGTGAATGGCTATGTAGTGGGTAAAACAAACAGTCGTTCCATGCTGGGCTATATGAACCAGCAAGTGAAGCAACTGGAGTATGACTGTAGTCTCTTTGCCAGCTACGACCATATTTCGCAGGACATACTGGAAGAAAGAATGATGGAATACCTGTATCAGCCTGCCGATAAAAAGAAACCATTTACTACCGCGGTGGAATACTGGAAGGAATGGATGATATTACCCTGA
- a CDS encoding MmcQ/YjbR family DNA-binding protein: MMTEKHFSELALSFPGTEACAHFDRIGFRITNKRMFTTYLARDNTANIFLTPPEQQVFCKMSEGIYPVPNKWGEKGATTFELGKVPVEIVREALLSAYNEVLKSKK, from the coding sequence ATGATGACAGAAAAGCACTTCAGCGAACTGGCCCTTTCCTTCCCGGGAACGGAGGCCTGCGCCCACTTTGACAGGATTGGGTTCAGGATCACCAACAAAAGGATGTTTACCACCTATCTTGCCAGGGACAATACAGCCAACATTTTTTTGACGCCCCCGGAACAACAGGTTTTCTGTAAAATGAGTGAAGGCATTTACCCGGTGCCCAACAAATGGGGAGAGAAAGGCGCCACCACTTTTGAATTGGGCAAGGTACCAGTGGAAATTGTGCGGGAAGCGCTGCTGTCGGCTTATAATGAAGTGTTGAAGTCAAAGAAATAA
- a CDS encoding T9SS type A sorting domain-containing protein: MNQCKCYLFLLVLALGSLVVQAQTNVAPQATASTSYVSSWETIAALNDNFTPANSNDKSHGAYGNWNNPNSLQWVQYDWSQTYAVTSIQVYWFNDGGGVLTPTTAYAEYWNGSAWINLGNVPLATNAFNTLSFSSVNLSRIRVTMRNTTQSTGMLEWRVMGTAVGGGGTGNPYTWPSYSPTISYNFRDEFPSLPTPGNVLNDCPQVVGTQSSNWWTFRWGPNKNALVTTAAITPMLARMNTDFAYFRDQMGWPPDLRAKNGYRSAVYLYGSGLCTDNAPNTALGGWQSAISYNGTSWPMVLASYYPIYSFDPACPYSDRVGQQGAMVHEGIHSLLADLPGVKQSAWFHEGGNVWLQQTADARRTNNFASMGDLNGTDFIAPFMPIECYSGWLQDGSFGGPSAEGVNRYNSSGQQLCTWRTYLGGHQYSSSFPTFLGNTLGDGAVPWIWRNSPTRVLAGIASGIGTAQTRRLISEYRAKQALVDFGPWKNAVLALLNAHFGQTIQAEWQPSWLTPAAWTATPYVVTTNNAGLLTPEARTLPGWSGANQIPLNVTGNMVTVNFEPIGANMTCQLVYRSTTGVPVYSEIVSSGSCSLRLDVPPASGVVIAVITNTDHIYNGESSRTTKYDYRLRLVTGATGAASVNTKWYNSATLAAARVAGGDAPGEVGIDMSKYCTHAYHHTKEVAEVKRIINPDKFQLYPNPATANNKVFLEFVNTGKEKTVITIVSLTGVKVFEGTTTGNNYIIDPKGLQSGTYIVSVKNASGSSTQKLLVK; this comes from the coding sequence ATGAATCAATGCAAATGCTATCTTTTCCTGCTTGTCCTTGCTTTGGGTTCGCTGGTAGTGCAGGCCCAAACGAATGTGGCGCCACAGGCTACAGCCAGTACTTCCTACGTATCGTCGTGGGAAACGATTGCCGCCTTAAACGATAATTTCACACCGGCCAATTCGAATGATAAATCGCATGGGGCTTATGGCAACTGGAACAATCCCAACTCGCTGCAATGGGTGCAGTACGACTGGTCTCAGACCTATGCTGTCACTTCCATCCAGGTGTATTGGTTTAATGATGGAGGCGGGGTGCTGACGCCCACCACGGCTTATGCGGAATACTGGAATGGCAGCGCCTGGATCAACCTGGGCAATGTGCCGCTGGCAACGAACGCCTTCAATACCTTGTCTTTTTCTTCCGTCAATTTATCCAGGATACGCGTTACGATGCGCAACACTACACAATCCACCGGTATGCTGGAGTGGCGTGTAATGGGCACTGCCGTAGGCGGCGGTGGCACAGGCAATCCTTATACCTGGCCATCTTATTCACCTACGATCAGTTATAATTTCCGGGATGAGTTTCCTTCATTGCCTACACCGGGCAATGTATTGAATGATTGTCCGCAAGTGGTAGGTACACAATCTTCCAATTGGTGGACCTTCCGCTGGGGACCCAATAAAAATGCGCTGGTGACCACGGCGGCTATTACGCCCATGCTTGCCCGCATGAATACGGACTTTGCCTATTTCCGTGATCAAATGGGATGGCCACCTGATCTGCGTGCTAAAAATGGGTATCGCAGTGCGGTATACCTGTACGGCTCAGGATTGTGCACCGACAATGCGCCTAATACGGCATTGGGTGGTTGGCAGAGCGCCATCAGTTACAATGGAACAAGCTGGCCCATGGTGCTGGCATCCTATTATCCCATTTACAGTTTTGATCCCGCTTGCCCTTATTCCGACAGGGTGGGGCAGCAGGGTGCGATGGTGCATGAAGGCATTCACTCTTTGCTGGCCGACCTGCCGGGTGTAAAACAATCAGCCTGGTTCCATGAAGGTGGTAATGTATGGCTGCAGCAAACAGCGGATGCCCGGCGCACGAATAATTTTGCTTCCATGGGTGATCTGAACGGTACTGATTTTATCGCTCCGTTTATGCCCATTGAATGTTATTCCGGCTGGTTGCAGGATGGCAGCTTCGGCGGGCCATCGGCCGAAGGGGTGAACCGCTACAACTCCAGTGGTCAGCAATTGTGCACCTGGCGCACCTATCTCGGCGGACATCAATACAGCAGTTCATTCCCCACTTTCTTAGGGAACACCCTTGGAGATGGTGCCGTGCCCTGGATATGGCGTAATTCACCCACGCGTGTGCTGGCAGGCATTGCTTCGGGAATAGGTACGGCACAAACGCGCCGGCTGATCTCGGAATACCGGGCCAAACAGGCGCTGGTTGATTTCGGTCCCTGGAAGAATGCGGTATTGGCCTTGCTGAATGCACACTTTGGACAAACGATCCAGGCTGAATGGCAGCCTTCCTGGCTGACCCCTGCTGCCTGGACGGCAACGCCCTATGTGGTAACGACCAACAATGCGGGACTGCTGACACCGGAAGCGCGCACTTTGCCGGGATGGTCGGGCGCTAATCAAATTCCCTTGAATGTAACAGGCAATATGGTAACGGTGAACTTTGAGCCGATCGGCGCCAACATGACCTGTCAGCTGGTATACCGTTCTACTACTGGTGTACCGGTGTACAGCGAGATCGTATCCAGTGGCAGCTGTAGTTTACGGCTCGATGTGCCGCCGGCCAGTGGGGTAGTGATCGCTGTCATTACCAATACGGATCATATTTATAACGGCGAAAGCTCCCGTACCACCAAGTATGATTACCGCCTGCGGCTGGTAACGGGTGCTACCGGTGCTGCTTCTGTCAACACCAAATGGTATAACTCGGCTACACTGGCTGCTGCAAGGGTTGCCGGTGGCGACGCACCTGGTGAAGTAGGTATCGATATGTCGAAGTATTGTACGCATGCTTACCACCATACCAAAGAAGTAGCGGAAGTGAAAAGGATCATCAACCCGGATAAGTTCCAGCTATACCCCAATCCTGCGACAGCAAACAATAAAGTATTCCTGGAGTTTGTGAATACGGGTAAAGAAAAGACGGTGATCACGATCGTGTCGCTGACAGGGGTGAAGGTGTTTGAAGGAACGACTACGGGTAACAATTATATTATTGATCCGAAGGGACTGCAAAGTGGCACTTATATCGTCAGTGTGAAGAATGCTTCGGGCAGCAGTACGCAGAAGTTGTTGGTGAAGTAG
- a CDS encoding YybH family protein, whose amino-acid sequence MKSTIIALVITLSLLSLKAAAQSKQAGGLEEVKKIIAQANAIHFSLFAKHDGSILSLFAEDACLMPANSAPLCGQESLLQFFNGAYEAGARDGKFTTLQVYGDGKEYVTEEGTVQVFDGQGKTLESGKYLVIWKKTKNGWKMFRDMFNTNLPAKQ is encoded by the coding sequence ATGAAATCTACCATCATTGCCCTGGTGATTACCCTGTCATTGCTGTCACTGAAGGCTGCTGCGCAATCAAAACAGGCCGGTGGCCTGGAAGAAGTTAAAAAAATAATTGCGCAAGCCAATGCTATTCATTTCAGTCTTTTTGCGAAGCATGATGGATCGATATTGAGCCTCTTTGCAGAGGATGCCTGTTTGATGCCGGCTAATTCAGCTCCTTTGTGTGGACAGGAAAGCCTGTTACAATTCTTTAATGGCGCTTATGAGGCAGGGGCCCGCGATGGTAAGTTTACCACGCTTCAGGTGTATGGTGATGGGAAAGAATATGTAACGGAAGAAGGAACGGTGCAGGTGTTTGATGGCCAGGGAAAAACCCTGGAAAGCGGCAAATACCTAGTGATCTGGAAGAAGACGAAAAACGGGTGGAAAATGTTCCGTGATATGTTCAATACCAATCTGCCAGCCAAACAGTAG
- a CDS encoding SRPBCC family protein: MTTQDFTATLLVDQSPQEVFDAITNVRGWWSEEIEGNTSKLNDEFAYHFEDLHRSKLKLIEVIPNKKVVWLVQDNYFKFTEDKTEWTGTKVRFEISTEGGKTKLVFTHIGLTPEYECYEVCQEGWSNYILNSLHKLITTGKGHPNATGVPRTESEKVQRARSN, from the coding sequence ATGACAACACAAGATTTTACAGCTACCCTGTTGGTAGACCAATCTCCCCAAGAAGTATTTGATGCGATCACCAATGTGCGCGGATGGTGGTCGGAAGAAATTGAAGGTAATACCAGTAAGCTCAATGATGAGTTTGCCTATCATTTTGAAGACCTTCATCGCAGCAAACTGAAATTGATAGAAGTGATTCCCAATAAGAAAGTGGTTTGGCTGGTGCAGGACAACTATTTCAAATTCACGGAAGATAAAACAGAATGGACGGGTACCAAGGTGCGTTTTGAAATTTCCACAGAGGGTGGCAAAACCAAACTTGTTTTCACACATATTGGCCTCACTCCCGAATATGAATGTTATGAGGTTTGCCAAGAAGGCTGGAGCAATTATATCCTAAACAGTTTACATAAGCTGATCACTACAGGTAAAGGCCATCCCAATGCGACGGGCGTGCCAAGAACAGAAAGTGAAAAAGTGCAGCGGGCCAGGAGTAATTAG
- a CDS encoding helix-turn-helix domain-containing protein → MGSIPIRHINATPQEPELSGGFVIRDVEELLAGKDMVQALHRHDFYYILVLKKGRGSHTIDFISYPVGGNTVFFMRPGQVHQLVLKAGSTGYLIQYNAGFCHPHDQAAIQLLRKVAAVNHYRFNAGGMQQLLTVLDGIFLEYTNKQEMYQEVIKANMRIFFIGLARQSGKMPSANGSLYKQERLEAFLALVEASVYEHKGVAQYAAMLNLSVYQLNAITKEMLGKSGLELINEYIILEAKRWLLATSDQVGQIANHLGYEDISYFIRFFKKHTGYSPEMFRQKFR, encoded by the coding sequence ATGGGCAGCATACCAATAAGACATATCAATGCAACACCGCAAGAGCCTGAACTTTCCGGTGGTTTTGTCATCCGGGACGTTGAGGAACTACTGGCCGGAAAAGACATGGTACAAGCACTTCACCGGCATGATTTCTATTATATACTTGTGTTGAAGAAAGGACGCGGCAGTCATACCATTGATTTCATCTCTTATCCTGTTGGCGGTAATACGGTTTTCTTCATGCGTCCGGGACAGGTACATCAACTGGTGCTAAAGGCAGGCAGTACAGGATATTTGATACAATATAACGCGGGGTTCTGTCACCCGCATGATCAAGCTGCTATCCAGCTTTTACGCAAAGTGGCAGCTGTTAACCATTACCGGTTTAATGCGGGTGGCATGCAACAATTGCTGACTGTCTTGGACGGCATTTTCCTGGAGTATACTAACAAACAGGAAATGTACCAGGAGGTCATTAAAGCAAATATGCGTATCTTCTTTATCGGGCTCGCCCGGCAGTCAGGGAAAATGCCTTCTGCTAATGGAAGTCTTTATAAGCAGGAGAGACTGGAAGCATTTTTAGCTCTTGTGGAGGCCTCGGTCTATGAACATAAGGGCGTAGCGCAGTACGCTGCTATGTTGAATCTTTCCGTCTATCAGCTCAATGCGATCACTAAGGAAATGCTCGGCAAGTCCGGTTTAGAACTGATCAACGAATATATTATCCTGGAGGCCAAAAGATGGCTGTTGGCAACGAGCGACCAGGTTGGGCAAATAGCCAATCACCTGGGATACGAGGACATATCCTACTTTATACGCTTCTTTAAAAAGCATACAGGATATTCGCCTGAAATGTTCCGGCAAAAGTTTCGATAA
- a CDS encoding THUMP domain-containing class I SAM-dependent RNA methyltransferase, producing the protein MSIYTTTGDVTITCHKRTMPYLEQEVKELGFTIEETFVTGVKLKATVNECIKLNLNLRCASQVLYSLTAFRAVNADDVYNNLRSYPWEDLLPEPGYFSITSNVSNETINNSMFANLRVKDAIIDRIRDKRGTRPSTGSALTGAVIHLFWKNEEAEAFIDTSGDSLARHGYRKIPGQAPMLESLAAATIFATRWDRVSPFVNPMCGSGTVAIEAAMIATNRRPGLFRTNYAFMHFRGYDEQVYLQEDALLEEQIKEVPGLRIIATDYNARSVENARKNAVAAGVANLIEFNVCDFADTEVPANAPGIFYVNPEYGERLGEVAELEKVYARIGDFMKQKCRGYFGYVFTGNLELAKKIGLKATRRIEFYTSVIDCRLFEYELYSGTRMPKT; encoded by the coding sequence ATGAGCATATATACCACCACCGGCGACGTTACTATTACCTGCCACAAACGTACCATGCCCTACCTCGAACAGGAAGTGAAGGAACTGGGATTTACCATTGAAGAAACTTTTGTGACCGGCGTAAAGTTAAAGGCCACGGTGAATGAGTGTATCAAACTGAACCTCAACCTGCGCTGTGCCAGCCAGGTATTGTACAGCCTTACCGCCTTCAGGGCTGTCAATGCAGATGACGTGTACAACAACCTGCGCTCCTATCCCTGGGAAGACCTGTTACCCGAGCCCGGTTACTTTTCCATTACCAGCAATGTGAGCAATGAGACGATCAACAACAGCATGTTTGCCAACCTGCGCGTAAAAGATGCCATCATCGACCGCATCAGGGACAAGCGCGGCACACGCCCCTCTACAGGCTCTGCTTTGACAGGCGCAGTGATCCACCTGTTCTGGAAAAATGAGGAGGCCGAAGCCTTCATAGATACTTCCGGCGATTCCCTCGCCCGCCACGGCTACCGCAAAATTCCCGGTCAGGCCCCCATGCTGGAATCATTGGCCGCCGCTACCATTTTCGCCACCCGCTGGGACAGGGTAAGCCCCTTCGTCAATCCCATGTGTGGCTCCGGCACCGTAGCCATTGAAGCCGCTATGATCGCCACCAACCGCAGGCCCGGCCTGTTCAGGACCAATTATGCTTTTATGCACTTCCGGGGATATGATGAGCAGGTATACCTGCAGGAGGATGCCTTACTCGAGGAGCAGATCAAAGAAGTGCCCGGGCTGCGTATCATTGCTACCGATTACAATGCCAGATCGGTGGAGAATGCCCGCAAAAATGCGGTGGCTGCCGGCGTAGCCAACCTCATTGAGTTTAATGTGTGCGATTTTGCAGATACCGAAGTGCCCGCCAATGCGCCCGGCATCTTTTATGTGAATCCCGAATATGGTGAACGATTGGGAGAAGTGGCAGAACTGGAGAAAGTATACGCCCGCATCGGCGACTTTATGAAACAAAAATGCCGCGGTTACTTTGGTTATGTATTTACCGGCAACCTGGAGCTGGCCAAGAAGATCGGCCTCAAAGCCACCCGGCGCATTGAGTTTTATACCAGCGTTATCGATTGTCGCCTGTTCGAATATGAATTGTACAGTGGTACACGCATGCCTAAAACTTAA
- a CDS encoding YciI family protein → MKEFVLIFRSSRNPHANPSPEQVQVRMNWLGGIAAQNKLADKGNRLSAVQAKVVQPGSRVADGPYIVATEFVNGYMIVKAGSIEEAVEIAQSNPILKAGGNVEVRAVLTPDDKDQ, encoded by the coding sequence ATGAAAGAGTTCGTATTGATCTTCAGGAGCAGCCGGAATCCGCATGCCAATCCTTCCCCTGAGCAGGTACAGGTAAGGATGAATTGGCTGGGAGGTATTGCTGCACAAAACAAACTCGCGGATAAGGGCAACCGTCTTTCAGCCGTTCAGGCAAAAGTAGTTCAGCCGGGCAGCCGGGTGGCCGATGGCCCCTATATAGTGGCTACAGAGTTTGTAAACGGTTATATGATCGTAAAGGCTGGTAGCATAGAAGAGGCTGTTGAGATCGCCCAAAGCAATCCCATTCTCAAAGCTGGCGGCAATGTGGAAGTAAGAGCGGTATTGACGCCAGATGATAAGGATCAGTGA